The following proteins come from a genomic window of Triticum aestivum cultivar Chinese Spring chromosome 6A, IWGSC CS RefSeq v2.1, whole genome shotgun sequence:
- the LOC123131296 gene encoding cytochrome P450 716B1, producing the protein MDYLAIVVALVVAIAIHLLSRAKKRRPANLPPGSLGLPVIGQSLGLLRAMRGADGGNRWVQDRIDRYGPVSKLSLFGTPTVLLAGPAANKFLFFSSALSTRQPRSVQRILGENSILDLHGADHRRVRGALLEFLRPDMLKMYVGGIDAEVRRHVEENWAGRGTVTVLPLMKRLTFDIISALLFGLERGAVRDALAGDFAHMMEGMWAIPVNLPFTAFSRSLKASGRARRVLAGITQEKKASRCQPEHGNKAPRSSDLITCLLGLTDGHGERLLSDEEIVDNAMVALIAGHDTSSILMTFMVRHLANDDATLAAMVQEHEEIAMNKGDGDALTWEDLTKMKFTWRVAQEILRTVPPIFGNFRRALEDVEFDGYLIPKGWQVFWTANVTHMDASIFHEPAKFDPSRFENQAASAAPPCSFVAFGGGPRICPGIEFSRIETLVTMHHLVRRFRWKLCCKENTFVRDPMPSPLRGLPIQIERRTSPPP; encoded by the exons ATGGATTATCTGGCCATAGTCGTGGCACTCGTTGTCGCCATTGCCATCCACCTCCTCAGCAGGGCCAAGAAAAGACGGCCGGCCAACCTGCCTCCGGGCTCCCTCGGCCTGCCGGTGATCGGGCAGAGCCTCGGCCTCCTCCGGGCCATGCGCGGCGCCGACGGCGGCAACCGGTGGGTACAGGACCGGATCGACAGGTACGGGCCCGTGTCGAAGCTATCGCTGTTCGGCACGCCGACGGTGCTCCTGGCCGGACCGGCGGCCAACAAGTTTTTGTTCTTCAGCAGCGCGCTTTCAACGCGGCAGCCCCGGTCCGTGCAGCGGATACTCGGAGAGAACAGCATCCTGGACCTCCACGGTGCCGACCACCGGCGCGTCCGCGGTGCTCTGCTCGAGTTCCTCAGGCCGGACATGCTCAAGATGTACGTGGGCGGGATCGACGCCGAGGTGCGGCGCCACGTCGAGGAGAACTGGGCCGGCCGCGGgacggtgacggtgctgccgctgATGAAGCGGCTGACGTTCGACATCATCTCCGCTCTGCTCTTCGGCCTGGAGAGGGGCGCCGTTCGGGACGCGCTGGCCGGCGACTTCGCGCACATGATGGAGGGCATGTGGGCGATCCCGGTGAACCTGCCGTTCACGGCGTTCAGCCGGAGCCTCAAGGCCAGCGGCAGGGCCCGCCGGGTGCTCGCGGGGATCACGCAGGAGAAGAAGGCCAGCCGGTGCCAGCCGGAGCACGGCAACAAGGCGCCGCGGAGCAGCGACCTCATAACCTGCCTGCTCGGCCTGACGGACGGCCATGGCGAGCGGCTGCTGAGCGACGAGGAGATCGTGGACAACGCCATGGTCGCCCTCATTGCCGGCCACGACACGTCGTCCATCCTGATGACGTTCATGGTCCGCCATCTCGCCAACGATGACGCCACCCTCGCCGCCATGGTCCAAG agcatgaagagatCGCCATGAACAAAGGCGACGGAGATGCTCTCACCTGGGAGGATCTGACGAAGATGAAGTTCACATGGCGAGTCGCGCAGGAGATCCTTCGCACCGTCCCTCCGATCTTCGGCAACTTCAGAAGAGCGCTGGAGGACGTCGAGTTCGACGGCTACCTCATCCCAAAAGGATGGCAG GTGTTCTGGACGGCGAACGTGACGCACATGGACGCGAGCATCTTCCACGAGCCGGCCAAGTTCGACCCGTCCCGGTTCGAGAACCAGGCCGCGTCGgcggcgccgccgtgctccttcgTCGCCTTCGGGGGCGGCCCGAGGATATGCCCCGGGATAGAGTTCTCCCGGATCGAGACGCTGGTGACGATGCACCACCTCGTGAGGCGGTTCAGATGGAAGCTCTGCTGCAAGGAGAACACCTTCGTGAGGGACCCCATGCCGTCGCCGCTGCGTGGCCTGCCCATCCAAATCGAGCGTAGGACCTCCCCTCCGCCGTGA